A section of the Hevea brasiliensis isolate MT/VB/25A 57/8 chromosome 17, ASM3005281v1, whole genome shotgun sequence genome encodes:
- the LOC131175272 gene encoding uncharacterized protein LOC131175272, giving the protein MDQLATRNKMLKNQIAQQANSSSKAIEEKEEDKKEQEEEIKKKKKLPEPYQPPLPFPQRFQKVKLDKLFGKFLEVLKKLYINIPFTEALSQIPSYTKFLKEILSKKRKLKDYETVALIEECCAILENKQSPKLKDPRSFSIPCLIGNMTIDKALCDLGASLSLTPLSICKKLDVRELKPITISLQLADRSVKYPMGILENIPIKVGKFFILVDFVVL; this is encoded by the exons atggaccaactagcCACGCGCAATAAGATGCTTAAAAaccaaattgctcagcaagcaaaTTCTTCAAGCAAGGCTATTG AGGAGAAAGAAGAAGATAAAAAGGAGCAGGAGgaggaaattaaaaaaaagaaaaagctaCCAGAGCCATATCAGCCCCCTCTACCTTTTCCCCAGAGATTCCAAAAGGTTAAACTGGATAAGCTGtttggaaaatttttagaagtgttgaAGAAACTCTACATCAATATTCCCTTTACAGAAGCACTGTCTCAGATACCATCCTACACCAAGTTCCTTAAAGAAATTctttcgaagaaaagaaaattgaaagaCTATGAGACTGTCGCTCTTATAGAGGAATGTTGTGCCATACTAGAAAACAAACAGTCGCCAAAGCTGAAGGATCcaagaagcttctccataccttgtcttATTGGCAACATGACTATAGACAAGGCACTCTGTGACCTAGGTGCAAGTTTAAGTCTGACACCTCTATCAATATGTAAGAAGTTAGATGTAAGAGAGCTCAAACCTATAACAATTTCACTGCAACTGGCTGATCGGTCTGTAAAGTACCCTATGGGCATCCTAGAGAACATCCCGATCAAGGTGGGAAAGTTCTTCATCCTAGTTGATTTTGTAGTTTTATGA